A window of Onychostoma macrolepis isolate SWU-2019 chromosome 24, ASM1243209v1, whole genome shotgun sequence genomic DNA:
GGCAACAGCACAACATATGATGAAAAAGAGCAAAAAGAAAGTGAAATGGAAGTCGAGGGGATGGGTGAAAAGATGTGTGAGGAGGAAGATGCAAACTCCAAAGTAACTAAATCCACAGCAGCCCCGGTCCTTCAGGGTGATAGTCCGTTGTCATGTGCTTTGGATCCAAACCAAGGTCTCAGCCATACACATGCCGTTAACAGCTCTGCTGCTGCTAACTGTACCTTTCGTAACACAAATTTTGCCTTAAGATCTTCAGGCCATAGAAGTGCAAAAGATCAAACGCTCTTGTCTTCAGGACGGCCTGTGCTCACTGAGTTCCAGTCTCAGGTTCTATGGGCCTTTTTAGAGTCACGAGATGATGCTGAAACATCTAGTCCTCAACGGGAGGACTGCGAAGCCCTCGGCAGGGAGGTAGGGCTAAGTGGAGAAGAGGTACGCAAGTGGTTCTTAGATGCCTGGCAATCCAAAGACAGGGAGAGATTAGACCGCTTCCATGATGAAAGAGACAGAAGTATGGAGGAAGAAGAAGGTAATTTAATGATAGATGAGAGTGAAGATGGACATAGTCCATCAGCGACAGGTAGTCATGCCATTGACTTATCCAGTAGTGCAGAAAGACACAGGATTGGTAAGGGAAGCCCAAGAGAACTGCTGTTGACATCTGACTCTGAAAATGAAGAGTTCTACACATCTGTTATCGTTACTGATGAAGAAAGTCAAAGCAGCTCTATGAGGGAAGAGTCAGGTAGCCCAGTCAAACAGTCTTCACAGGTAGAGCCAACAGCTGAAAGGTCAGGTGGTGGTGGAAAGGTCCTTCGCTCTACCACAGTCTTCCTCTCAGATGCAGAGGATGAATATGATGATGAACAAAGTATGAAGAGGAAAAAGAGGAGGAGTGAGATTGATAAGGAAGAGGTGGAGATCAAGCGGGAGAAGCAAGATGTAGATCTTGATCTTCAGCTGGAGGCACAAGCAGATCCTCCTACTCCTCTTTCAGTTGCAGTTGATCATCAGGGCGTTCCAGCTGGCATCTTGCAGTCACTGCCCCTTTCCCTGTCTTTGACTTCACTTTCCACCCAGTTATACAGTCCATATGTACTTTCGCTTCCTTCATCAGTTATTGGGGTTGGTGTTTCTGAAGGTGGTAGGGGTAAAATAGCCTTTTCAAACACTCAAGCAGTTACTCGAAGTCCAGCAGCATTTTCAGACCCCCTTAATGCACCCGCAGCCACCTCTCTTACACACTCCTTTTTATCTAATGGTAATGATTGTGAGTCTGCTTTGGATCTTAGCATGGGGAAAAACCACAGCTTTACATTATCATCAACATCATCTGTCTCTGCAGCTAACAAGCCCTCCATACAGAAAAGTCATTTGCTTGATGGTCTGGGATTGAGACCAGCGACTGTTGGGGTTCCTACAGATGGAAGTCTTATTGTTGTTCAGGTGAAGCCAGATTCTGCCATTGCTATCCCATCTTCCAATAACAGTACTCTAACTAATCGCAATAATTTGGCTAAGACTAGCACTGTGTACATGAGGGCTGCAGAAAAAGTTAGCACGTCACTCATGGAAAGGGAAAAAGAGAAGGAGCGAGAAAAAGAGCGGGAACAAAAGAGGCCAAAAGTCAGACGGTTCAGGGACATGAGACGGTCCAGGACCATCATCCATGCTGACCAGCTTGATATTCTCTATGGATGTTATTTCAAAGATCCAAACCCCGGAAAGCATGAATTTGAGCAAATATCTGAGTGGGTGAACCTTCCAAAGAAAGTGGTTCAGATCTGGTTCCAGAATATGAGGGCTAGGGAGCGAAAGGGAGAGGTCCGTTTTATCAGTGATGGCACTTTGGCAGCTGTTGGGAAACCACTCATTAAGTTCACCTGGCCACTCTCAAAGCCCATATTCTCAACCCCACCTAAAACTAACCCAAGTCCCTCTACTGGCTGGGCCTCTGCAAAACCCCAAACTGGAAATGTTCCTCCAAAGACGGATAAGGTGAAGGAGGTCAAGGATCCCCTGAAAACTCCCACTCAAGGTCCAAGTAGACCAAATCAGACACCTTCTTTCACCGTTGTGTCCACTGGTTCTTCATTAGTTCACAAGACCAAAGCAGAAGCAACTCCCATCACAATGGTTAAAATAGCTCCTAAGACAGTGGCCACACCGGTTGCAGTCCCTCTGCTTGTCAGTGGGATTCCTACATCTCGATCTGCTCCGAAAAGGAAGGTTGAAGAGGTACGAGCTGAGTCGGACCATACTGATGAAGAGGACGATGATTATCAAGAAGGGGTCGAGTCTGGGACTACCAGCCATATGGTGCCAAAATTGTCCACTACGCCAATTAATAAGTCTTCTGCCTTGGCATCTCAGAAACACAATGGGCTCAAATATTGGTCTCAGAAAGGACCATTCAAGATCAACACCCTGTCAAGAGAACAGTTAGGCCTGAGCTCACAGCGACCTACGCCCACTACCACCACCACCCCTACCACACCATCCCCTGTGACGGTTACAGCATCCTCTGGTCAAAGCCAAAAAGAAACAAGTTACATGCAGCAAAACTCCACCCCAAGACGACCTCGAACTCACCTGAACTCTCTTCAGCTGTCCATCCTGCAGTCGTGCTACGAGACATGTGCTCATCCTAATGCACTGGAGTGTGAGGCGGTGGGGACAGAGCTTGGGCTTCCACTAAAGGTTGTGCAAATCTGGTTTCAAAATACACGTGCCAAGGAGAAACGCTGGAGGCTTCAGCAAGAGAAAATGGTgaggacattttatttaatattgcaaaGCAGCTGTTTTCATGTCAAATTATAGTATTTTACTACAATGTCACTGGCCTTCGGGGTCTTCAGATGTTTTCTCGTCATAGCAACACAAGTTATGTGCCAGATGCTGTAGATGAGAAGACAAAATGGCACTAATAAAGAGTCACCTTTAATTAAAATTCTATTATTCCCTTTAACATAGTAGTGTAATGCATaagaacaaaaatattttttcttttattttttttacataaattgcttaaagagagagttcacccaaaaatgaaaattctgtcattaattactcacccatatgttgttccaaacccgtaagaccttcattcatcttcagaacacaaattaagatatttgtgatgaaatccgagatatttctgaccctccatagacagcaacgcaactcgCAGACACATTCAAAGCCCAGAAAgttagtaaggacattgttaaaatagtccatgtgacatcagtaattCAACCGTAATGCTATAAAgctacaaaaatactttttttgcgcGAAGAAAACACAAGTAATgacttcattcaacaatttgttgtcttctgtgtcagtctccACCGTGCATTCAAGAGAGTACCACGACTCATGCATGTGGTGCTGCTGACGCAGTAGTCGGAGTTCTGACGTGGAACGTACATCTCTCTTAGATCATCGTCTGTATATTCTGGTTCAGATAAGTAAGGCTTCGCAAAAAAATTGGCAGTCATTCTCTCAAAATCTTCAGACGTGTTTACAAAGACTGTTTTATGTACATCGTGCATCTTCCTCTGCATGCAAGCAAGGCGCAGTGCATCCGGATTTTATGTCAGAACGCTGGCTCCTGCGTCAGCAGCATCACGCATGCGTTGAATGTGCATCAaagactgacatggaagagaagaaattgttgaatgaagtcattacttttgttttctttgagcacaaaaaatgtattcttgTAGCAAGGGCTAGgcgaattttattttaatttttttctccaattttatcgatttaatttgaattgaatgttttgccacgattttttcttttttttcagaaatcaagGAATTGcgattttgaattgaaatattacCAAATGTTAGAATTACACTTTGACAACTTGTATCTTATGATAACTTATATCGTGTCTACACCAGACGCGAGCATCGCGgcgcaacaaaatacaatagaacttattataatcagtgatgctgtctacactggatgcggcgcaGCGTTGCGTGACAAATCCCTGAAAGTAAACTGCTGACTCGTTCCATTTctgacgtactgacacaaagttcaaatgatttgcaatgctgtcgcgtccagtgtagatgGGCTACTACagtgatcctcaaatctggctcgcaaatccactttcctgcagagtttagctgcaaccctgatcaaactcgcctacctgtgattttctaatgatcctgaagacactgattagcatgctcaggtgagtttgatcagggttggagctaaactctgcaggaaagtggatttgcgagccagatttgaggatcactGGGCTACTATGAAACATGGCAAATGTGAAGTAAAGAAAAGTGGACATGGAAAATAGATGACTCAAATGTGAATGGACTGAACAgttttgagtgagtgagtgactgATATCATCTTTGTTATTGATGTTGGTTcgcagtgagttcacagttttaacgtcagtttgctttaatttattttcaaggtctgaggtaaaatatctattttctTTCACTACGGCTATAAACctcacacaaaataatattcaaactcgcattagacacttttaacattgaataaagcacataatcattacctgagattatcactgtcatattttgtatgttgttcCTGCCGTGACGTCGCAGAAAATAAAAACCATTTCTAAAATAGAATTCCGTGTAGCTTATTGTCATGTGTCGCGGGGTGGTTAGGACAAAAATTACATGGAAAAGATACTTTTTGTCGCGTCACGTCTGGTTGGGACACACAGTGTTACAGTTTGATTTCCCCtcacaaaaaaatctaatgctgacattaataaaaatattaatgctgaCAGATCTAATAATTGAATCTGCAATTAGGGAAAGTGGAGAGAAGAGATCCATTCTGGAGATGAGCAGGAACGGTTGATTTGAATGTCAGACATGGAGAtccagattttttgtttgttcgtttgtttttaatattcaacagGCAAAGTTCTTCTgtatctaaatgcaaaaatgttcataattgtttgaataaaacagactaCTGAGGggaaaaatctgaatatttatcttgtgactattttaacaaaagcaacaatataataattgtaataagaattttttatatatatatataatatataggtCAGTGGCCCTTGGCTTGGTATTGTTGGCAGAATTCGGCCCTCGGCAAAAACGAATTGAGGAACCCTGATTTATAGTCTACTTGTGTCATACtttgtcattttgattttgaattACCTTGACTTTTGAAGAAAAATTTAAGCATTTTCCTCAAATTACTTCTGAATGTATAAGATGTAGTTGTAGTTCTTGCATCTTTTCTGCAAAGATATTTAACAAGcaatttgtttaacatttacatcataTTGACAACTTCATGTGTGGTTGCCCTtggaatataattttatttaactagAGGGTTAGTAATGAAAAAGTTACTTGAATCATTTTGTGGTTACATTTTCAAGTTGACTAGTTAAAAATCGTAAAAAATCGAGAATTGGTCAAACCTTCTGTAAAAAActgagattttcattttttgccaaatcgcccagccctacttgTAGCTTTATAACGTTGTGGTTGAACCAGAAAGCTCCTTTTCATCaaacatatcttaatttgtgttccgaagatgaactgAAGGTctaacaggtttggaacgacatgagggtgagtaattaatgacagatttttcctttttgggtgaactatccctttaagcaaaaaGATTGTAAGAACAGAATTTCTTATTCATCTTGGGACAAATGGCACATGGTTACTGAGCCTCATCAGGTAAATAAatgaccaattttttttttcctttaaaacaGAGGATTCTCACTGAATTTTTCACActtcttcatttttattggtaTTGCttagcattattttttattttaattaaatgaaactaacattattatttttttattatttttttttacatcttcaCACAGTCTCCTAATCCCAATGACCCTTCTAAGAAGGTAGACATCAGCTCGGGTAGCTACCTACAATATAATGCTCTCCGAGCCAACCGTCCCATCCTGCCCAAACCTGTACAACTGACAGTTATGGATCCAACTCCATCATATACCATCGGCCAGACAACAGGCCGTGAGACTCTGAGAGGCAAGTGCGAGGCCTGTGGGGTTGAATTCGAATCCAGGGCTGCAGCACGTGACCATGTCTTCTCAGCTCGACATCTTGCCACTCTGAGAACCACTAACTTTGGTCAGCAAGCATCGTTGGTCAGCAATGGATCTGGTACGGGGTCTACTGGTGTTGCCAGCCAGTCTTCTACCCCATCACCAGCTAGCAGCTCCAGCTAAACAATGAATTGAAGCTGGTATTGTCTGCGGACCCACTAAACTTGTTGGCTTTCAATAGACAGAAGATGGGTGCTGGTCTTTTAAGCTAATGTTCTTTTGAGGCTCTAAAATCGGAGCAGGCCCAGTTGACACTGGCCATCTTCGCTCTCTCTCCTTGGATATCAGCgaaacattgttattattatgataCAGAGTCTTTGCTTACAGGGCTCCTTTTAATGACCTATTGCCACAGCATCATTTTACTATAAATAATCTACTGAAATGGTAATCATGGACATGCTAATGCTTATGTGATTATGGTCCATCTTCACAACTTCATCTCAATTTAAACTCCTATTATGTTGGGTAATATTTCTACTCACATTTACACAAAACACTTTGTTTGATTGGGAGAATCTATGGTAATGAAGCACCCAAAAACTCAACCAAAGTGCTCTGGGTTCTTAATTATGTTTGTGGTACTGCTTTTGCTTGAGCCAGGGTGATCTTTAACCTGTTTTAAAGCCTATATAGAAGAGTCGTTTCTAAGCTGATTTATCTCCAATCGTCTTGTTAATTCAAAGAAATTTATTCTGTAAACAGAAGTTTTCCTTCTGGCTCAGTTGAAAGAAATAACTAGACTACGCTAATGGTAGATGGTAATGAAATGACAAGTAAAACTGAGAATATGTGTCTTCTGGAATATGGAGAATTTGGGAGAGTGTTCTGAATCCAGACGCATTAAAATGAGGACGTTGTTAACAATACGATAGCTATTTTTGAACAACCATCATGACAATCCCGTAGTCATCAGCAGAGCTCTCGTTGAAAGTTCAAGATGTCAGATGGTCATTATACAGCACTTTGACCCTTTTAAAGtctcaaacatttttttttttttttttttaggttttcgTGTTCcgcaaaataaacattaattttgttgtatgGTGAAATCTTACTGTATGTCAAGTATTAAtctgcttttaatatttttaaagggtTTGCATTGCACATAGTTAAACACAGACAAAAAATATGGATCAGACCTAGCCGCTGTGCACGAAGCCAAAGTCAAGTCTGTACTTACACAATTTTATATGGATTTGTGGAACATCGAAATTATATTCCTTACACCCTCTGATAAACCATTTCATTTGGTTTgactttttagggagtaaccCCAGCTTGTCGatataaattaaacacaaaagtcatttatttatgGTAAGAGCAAAAGCGTTTTAGAATTATGGGAGAGAGTTGtcatctttttttcttgttctttcaTTAAGCGTTTTGTGTTGTTGCGAACCGAGTGCTCATACTGAGTAGATTCAAGTATTTTTCTTAAAACTCACAAGGAGAGAAGACAGGGTGCTTTAGTGAACCTGGAAACTACTCATCAGGGCAACAGGAGGTGTGATTTGAAGGACATGAAATACTAAAGACGATTTTcctttttggtttattttgtataatattattGATACTATTAATACTTTAACAAAATGCAAAactaaaaaagattttttaatgaactATATTAAGAAAATGATATTCCAAAGTTATTCTTCTTCTTGCTTTGTCTCATTAAAGAAACCAAAAAGCAATCTTGATTGGAAGTGTTCGTAATGCAAACCGCAAATGGAGCTCCCATGCCTTGACACTTCGAACTGGTCCAGGGTTTAAGCATGAGCTACAGAGAAATGCATTTCAGACAACTCAGCTTGGAACACTTGAAGTTCAtagaaaagttttgttttcgGTATATATCCCAGCAAATACAAGTTGTTTTTCTTCAACTAGTGTCAAGTTGTAGCTTATATGAAATGAACATGGACTGGGTTGTAGTACAGTGCTACAGGACGTGGGATCACACGGTGTTGCACTGTTCAGAGTATATCGGTAGAATATGGAGAAATGCTTTTATATTATCTTTTCACTTTTTCATTGACACTTGATTATCACTTGTTATAACTGTACTACTTACTATTTTTCAGTACTTTCATCACTTTTGATTATTATTGATTCATAACGGTTTTAATGGCATCTCAGACTTAGAGATGTCATTGATATAAATATTGAACGATAATGGTGGCAGTCTTGTTAtgaaaaattagaatattgatTAAGCTTGTTTTCCCCTCACTTGTACCTTCATTTTGTGTTGGTTCTCCTTTTTTCTTATgcagaaaacaaataaactgaaGTTCATGTATTGATGTTTCTCTCCATTATGTAAATTACCCTTCATTTATGtagatacatttatattttgtttaagtTGTGTGTTGGCAGCACTAATTGATATAACTATTATGGACCATCTTATCAGGAATTATCTGAGAAACAAgcacaatattttaaaggtaTCTTGTCACCCAACAGTGCTTGAGCTTAGTATGTTGCTTGATGTCGTAGGCAAAATGCTGAAAAAGTATAGGCCTACTTGTTAGAGATATCAACATTCCTGTCGCATAGTGGGTAAGACCAATATGCATAGTTTTAATGGCCTAGGGTTAAGCTATATTGAAGATTTAGGAATTCCACTGTGCTGTGCATTGTTGCCAGATctcacttgaaaaaaaaaacacagtccAAAATAAGTGACTCTTTCATAAATCATGTATTAAACAAGAgtgcattgcattttaaaaatgtactttatgtacattatttaaaaaaataattatatatatatatatatatatatatacacacattaaaatatctcaTGTACAGGTCATCTATAACTACTGATGATCAAAATGAATGATTAAATGTCTTTTGTGTGCACgtgcacgcgcacacacacgggAAGTGGAAAAGGGAGAAAGTAAGAAATTGTACAGTATGTAACAAACAACTTGGACAGTAGGTGAGGATATTTAACAACAGCCATTTTAGTGGtcatgctttatttttcttcatttatttttttatgaacatGACAAACATCCTGAGAAGGaaggagaaaaaaatgaaaaagcataATGTAATCTTACTCCTGACATTTGACAACTGAACTGCTTTAAGTGGTTATGCCAAGTACTAGGAAGCCTAATTATGGACCTGTATTCTGGAAgtaagtttaaatatatattatctatACAACTTTATGTAAAATGCAAATCCACGTGGATTATATTGTCCGGACATGGCAACATTGCATAGTAGCATATCCCGTTTCAATCTAAAGGTGGTCTGTGAGCCGTTATCGACGCTGCTTATATCCAATCACAGTCGCTGTTGTAAAGTCTAAGCGGCGGGCGCAGAGAAATACCCCAAGAGAACACCAATACCCGTCCTCGATACGTTAAGAGGGCGTGTCTAAAGTGAGGAATTGTCCAATCACCCGTCGCTGGTGCGCCTGCAGTGCTCAGAATCCCCGCCTACGGCTTCCATTTCTGTTCTGGAACACACGAGCCCTCGCGAAGAATACACATTTGCTTTTCTGAATTTGTCTTCTAATGTAAATAGAGTAGTAAGTGCGACATATTGACGAAGTGAAACCTATTTATATTTGGATAaatagtgttgtttttttttccgttGAAGGACACGTTTGAGCTCCAGAAGAAGCGAGGCGGGCTTTTATTCCCCATTTTAACTTTAGTGAGCGGCGTTTTCCGCCGTTTTTTTATTCCCTCCCCTACCCCTCTCTCTCGCTCCCCCCTGTGAGAGTCGCGGCCTGTAGTGCAGCCACGAGGCGCGTCGGACCACCGGGAATCAGGCGATGGCGGAGTTTGGTAACGGACTGGCGGAGGAATCTCTGCTGGACTCAGACCCGGGACACTCAGAACTTGAAGACCCAGGCGTCGGCGATGAAGAACCGGGATTAGACGAGGGAGAGGCCGCTATTGAAGATCCGGTGAGTGAAGGACGCATTTTCCTCGCTTTAACAACTAGTTTAGTTTTCTGTATATGTTTTCATTCTAAATCAATCCCCCAGTctcacatttaaaagaaatatgtGAATTTCATACGAAAACCAAATACTCATGTTTACGCGAAACCGGTTTTGCTAGGTCGGTTTGTCCGCCATTGTGGCTCACGCAGTGCAGTAGAATTAGTGAGTGACATACGTGCTGTTGGCCGCCATGTTGGCGCAACATCGGTCTGGGTTCCTCTGCGCCAGATCTGTCGACCTagcggggggaaaaaaatcttcaTCGCAAAAATGCGAGACGGGAGATGTAAGAGACAGGGGCGAGGGTAGGACAGGCCGCCATTAGCCTCAGCAGTGTGGGTCCATCCGCAAAGAAGCAGACGGCTCACGGTAAACACGCCTCTTTTCTGATCAGTAATATTTGTGGCGTGCAAAAGTAAGTCGCGTTGGTAACTGCGCGTGATTGTTGTTGGCCTCTGCAATGGAATAAATCTTTTTGCGACGTGTGTGACATGTTAAAAGAGGCGTGAGAtgcttttattttcagattttgcGTCGAATTGGTAACATTAAGGAAAACTACAGAGTTGTCGGTGGGCAAAGCGCACTGTATGTAATGCACATCTGTATCGCCGTGACCATTTTATTCGATGTGAGCTAAAGATTAAATGCCGCTCGTGATGTATTGCATCATTTGTTGGTGATTTTGTGATGGAGATGGTGCATTAGGGCTGGGCTGGTGCGTTTCTCTCCGTGCACATTAACATTATTGGAGCTAGAGTAGGTCATGCATTTGCATGCTGAATGCATGTCTACTTTATTTCATCATGCAATGAGGATGTgtagtatttaaataattagtcACTGTTTGTTGCGCTTGTGATCGGTTGTGAATGCTAACTCGTATCATGCAAAATCTTGTTTTAACTGCGTGAAAGAGGCCATCACATCCATGCTGGGTTACTTTACTCGCGATCCAGAGCGACTCCCACTGCCCTGCAATGCAGCATTGCTCAAActtgtgtgcgtgcgtgtgaaCACACACCAAAAGTGTGTTCGCTCGCGCACAACAATGCGTGCACGGATGGCATCATGCTTAGGGCGTCTTGCTGACTGGACGATAATAAATGGTGGTTTGAAAGAGCTCGGTGCACAATCACGTGTGAAAGTGCATGTGCATGCTGTGTCCACGATCACTGGTGAGAATAATGAATGAGTGTGCATTCTGGGAAGAAATCGGCTGTGCATTTCAAAATGGCTTTAACAGCAACACATGATATTGATGCAATATAGATCCAATGTGGCTGTCGATGAGGGAAgccaaaattatttattcaggaTGTAGTTATGCAAAATATTCCATTCcagttttgttaaatgtctAACAATCTGTGTTTTTTGATGGTTGAAGTCAATATATGTGCATTACTTTGCCTTTTCAGGAGCTGGAGGCAATTAAAGCCCGGGTGAGAGAGATGGAGGAGGAGGCAGAGAAACTGAAGGAGCTACAGAACGAGGTGGAGAAACAGATGAATCTCAGTCCTCCACCTGGTAAGTGAgactaaatgaatgaatgaatgagggaGGGTGAACGGGCAAGTCTGGGGAAGATTGAGCTCTAAGGAGAGCACTGCAGAACAGACAGTACTGATGAATAGGACTGCATTAGAGGGAGAAGAATAACTAGTTGTGGACCATTTGAGGTCAATCGAGATATGACTAGAAACAGAACATAACCTAGATTTCAGCCGTGAAGCTATGCAGTAAGCTTGCAGACACTGGTTTCTGTGCTAAATCACATAAATGCATGAGTGTTGGAGCTGCATGGGAATACAGTGTTTTCTCTCTGCAGCTGGCCCTGTCATTATGTCCATTGAAGAGAAGATGGAAGCAGATGGGAGATCTATTTACGTTGGAAATGTATGTGCAATCATTTTTATACCTATTTGGCTACCAGCTATATTCATGTATTTTGTTGCATTTATATGTCACGTATAATATTTTCCTTAGCATGCTTGATTTAATGACATTTTAGAAGTGGTGTTGATTCGATTTTGTCTCTTGCAGGTGGATTATGGTGCAACGGCAGAGGAGTTGGAGGCGCATTTCCATGGCTGTGGTTCCGTAAACAGAGTCACCATCTTGTGTGACAAGTTTACAGGACACCCCAAAGGgtaattcatgcattcatctGTTTTTCTCTTAACTTACAACATTCGTCGTCTTGGGCATcttattttcttctgttttgCAGCATCTGTTCCGGATAGGCACTGTAGGTTTAGAGTAGACATTGATGCATCACGTCAACCAACAAAATGAACAGTAGCCactgaaatattattcaaatgttcTGAAATTTTGTACAATAAAGCACAATATTAATCACAAATTATTTTaccttaaaataacttttctctTCAGAATCGCTTGGAACATAATTGTTTATCTTTTTGAATGGCCACATTGCAGTAATTAGTATGGCCTTTTGTTACATGGCATGATTTTACACTATTTATATGTGGACTTGAGACTGTGTCCAAAGTGAGATTAAAGTGAGATTGTACTTTAGCTTTTGTGCTATTCTGGTGCACAGTATTTTCAAGCTGCTcccattaataattttaatcattGCATGGGGCAACTTTTGATGCAATGCTTTAATCATAGCTACTTTGAACACTGTTCATATCTTAATAAATTTTTAACAATATGCATAATTAGTTTTTGGTACATGCAAGtgtgcatgcatacatacatacatacatacacacatatgtgtgtgtatatatatatatatatatatatgtgtgtgtatgtatttatatatgtatgtatatatatatatatatatatatatatatatatatatatatatatatatatatatatatatatatattttacaactaaataaataatagtggTTTCAGTGTATGCtttcctgttttttattttttttattgacctCATTTGATCATTTGTCGCCTTCATGTTTCAGGTTTGC
This region includes:
- the pabpn1 gene encoding polyadenylate-binding protein 2 isoform X2; this encodes MAEFGNGLAEESLLDSDPGHSELEDPGVGDEEPGLDEGEAAIEDPELEAIKARVREMEEEAEKLKELQNEVEKQMNLSPPPAGPVIMSIEEKMEADGRSIYVGNVDYGATAEELEAHFHGCGSVNRVTILCDKFTGHPKGFAYIEFADKESVRTAMALDESLFRGRQIKVGAKRTNRPGISTTDRGFPRARFRSRGGNFSSRARYYSGYTPPRGRGRAFRGRGRTTSWYSPY